From a single Loxodonta africana isolate mLoxAfr1 chromosome 9, mLoxAfr1.hap2, whole genome shotgun sequence genomic region:
- the LOC135232461 gene encoding LOW QUALITY PROTEIN: stimulated by retinoic acid gene 6 protein-like (The sequence of the model RefSeq protein was modified relative to this genomic sequence to represent the inferred CDS: deleted 1 base in 1 codon) yields the protein MRHGGHVQPGVTHHPNKGLEMLRGLGIGTLTVAVVVGIMILQVWIAASFFLQPKMGTADKQKPLALNNRKAFHNFNYFLFFYNVLLGLGACLFRLLISCVLGTWLIARIDRTIMQNGYERADMGFRAWIGMLYVDHYHTNPVLVSFCHILMTGHRERKLQQAIKYWRLSQSTGPRVSARSRTRWLLLQTLINNPSLIMFRKPKGHGSQEFTQILLTCSES from the exons ATGCGGCATGGTGGTCATGTACAGCCTGGTGTTACCCATCATCCA AACAAGGGCCTGGAGATGCTGCGAGGCCTGGGCATCGGGAC CCTCACCGTAGCCGTTGTCGTGGGTATCATGATCCTGCAAGTGTGGATTGCTGCCAGCTTCTTTCTGCAGCCAAAGATGGGCACAGCTGACAAGCAGAAGCCCTTGGCGCTCAACAACag GAAAGCATTCCACAACTTCAACTACTTCCTGTTCTTCTACAACGTGCTGCTCGGCCTGGGCGCATGCCTCTTCAGGCTGTTGATCAGCTGTGTCCTGGGCACGTGGCTGATTGCGCGCATCGACAGGACCATCATGCAGAACGGCTACGAGAGAGCAGACATGG GGTTCAGAGCGTGGATTGGCATGCTCTACGTGGACCATTATCACACCAACCCTGTGCTTGTCAGCTTTTGTCACATCCTGATGACAGGTCACAGGGAGAGGAAGCTGCAGCAGGCCATCAAATACTGGCGCCTAAGCCAATCAACAG GTCCCCGAGTCTCAGCTCGTTCCAGGACAAGGTGGCTTCTGCTGCAGACTCTGATCAACAACCCCAGCCTCATCAtgttcagaaaaccaaaagggcacGGCTCCCAAGAGTTTACCCAGATTCTGCTGACATGCTCAGAGAGCTGA